The Toxorhynchites rutilus septentrionalis strain SRP chromosome 1, ASM2978413v1, whole genome shotgun sequence genome contains the following window.
ACAGGTAAAAGAACGCTTTTTACCATCTCTCTGTTTCTCTTCGTATAGAACAGGGACTCAAACTAtgttgggcaagagaccccttttccagaattaagtgataccatcgacccccaAATACTTTGTGGTTGGTCAAATGAGTAAACTTGATATCATTTTCTCAccaataaatagacataaaattcagaaaatatcaactgtaattaataattattaatacgagttacaacaataatattctcccctaaaatattagtcattcttataacaagttggttcacttaacacaacttatacagtcccccttattccacgcggcgagtgacgtggaatagcaaagtttctcgcttcattgtggaagctactttacttttcaacttctttttgatgcccgagtcgataacatacgAGGACAGGACTTCAAATCTCATCTAGTGACAAATTATaatcacgccattcgcctacggaaagcagtgacttgagccatctcatctcattcgccgcgcggaataaagaggAGTATCTTGTCGACCCCCGTGATACttatatcgaccactttgagaatccctggtaTATAACAAATCAACACATGAATCGTAATCTTGATATCTCTATATTTTACCTAGCAACCCTACTACTACCGAGCCTAGTCCGAATCGTTGCCTCCAAAAACATAATCACCATGGAGAAGCCAATAGAAAACGCCATTCGTGATGGCCTAGCGGCGGAATTGGCCCCTATGCACCTGGAGATCATTAACGAATCATACATGCACAACGTGCCGAAAGGAGCCGAAACTCACTTCAAAGTATTGGTGGTATCGGAACAGTTCGATGGACTTCCGTTGATAAAGGTAAAACAATAAGAACCTGCTAATGTTTCACCGCAAAACAAACTGACTCGTACAATTTCAGCGCCATCGTAGGGTTAATGAAATTGTGAAGCAAAAATTGGAAGGAAACTTTGTGCATGCGCTATCGATAGAAGCAAAAACCCCATCGCAATGGAATGACACCTATAAAGTGGAACCAAGTCCGAATTGTCGCGGTggatttggaaaatgaacgttCGGATAAATAGATAGTAATAATTAAACAGTTAATGAGATGGTTTTATTTACATAGTCTTAGATGCTATAGGAGTCCAGTCGAAGCTTGCCATCGTTCTCAGTGAAATACATCATGTCCGCCATGGTTTGCTCACATATCATTTCCTCTATGCGTTCGTACATCTGTAACAAAACATTAGTAACTCATTCATCTTTTATAAAATTGTTACCTACCCCCTTGAATTGAAACTGATCCCGCACTTCGGGATGCTTGAAGTTTGGTCCGAAATTAACACTGATTGTGGCGTTTTTGTGAATGGATATAGCAGGATAGTATGCTCCACCGTAAATATCTATGAATGCTTCTCCCTGACAAACTCCATTCTTGAAGTAGAGAATCTTACTGCCCGGCAGCACCTTCAGCGACTTCAACGTTTCCGTAACCTTATCCTTCTCCTCGTAATAAAGATGACTCTTGAACTTAACCAGTGGCCTATCCTTGAATGTTCCGGGCACATGCCCAATTGGATTCGAATCCGGCAGGACAATCATAAAACCAAGCGTATCGCCTACCCCATATCCATCACTGTAATGCTTGCCGTGAGATTCGTGGAAACGGGTGCCCTTTCGCGAACGCCAGGAGtagccaaatttgtcatatcCTAATGGGGCCTGGATATTGGCATATTCCTGGCCCCATCCCAACCGACAGGCGGATCCTTCTGGCATTTCCTCGACCGTTGCTTCCCAGTACCAGCATCCCCGTGTGACGTCTACAAATTGAACCTTTACCTATGGACATAAAAACTGTGGTTCGAAAGACTTACAGTGTGTGGCACGAGCCATACAGTATCCCTTCTCACCGGTGACCGCCAGTCGATCGTCGGAAACCTTCAGCTGTGGGGCTCGATCGTGCAGCGCAATAAGAACCGCATTGGGTGACAGAACCCGGTACAGCCAGCCGGGAATCGGTTTCCCAGCCCAATCCGCGCTCTCGTCGAATTCCTGCCGGAAGGGAGCATGTGGATCCGGTTCAGCCAGTATGTAACGGTAGCCATCTTTGTTGAAAGGATGCTCCAGGGGATAGCCATGGGCGGGCAGTTTCACGAGCCCCCCTACTTCCGCCCCAGCACGGTTCTTCTTGCCCAGGCCACCTCCCTGTTCACTGTTGGGCAGTTTACGCTTCGGTTGTCGGCCAGCTTTCGCCAGGTTTTGTGCGTCTGTTACAAGAAAAAGATGAATATTGGTTTAACGTTAATGTAGATAATAtaagtt
Protein-coding sequences here:
- the LOC129761827 gene encoding bolA-like protein DDB_G0274169 isoform X1; the protein is MIQHIFFVFIEIPVRKYSSILPFQRKAMNITCNSRATLLLPSLVRIVASKNIITMEKPIENAIRDGLAAELAPMHLEIINESYMHNVPKGAETHFKVLVVSEQFDGLPLIKRHRRVNEIVKQKLEGNFVHALSIEAKTPSQWNDTYKVEPSPNCRGGFGK
- the LOC129761827 gene encoding bolA-like protein DDB_G0274169 isoform X2, with translation MEKPIENAIRDGLAAELAPMHLEIINESYMHNVPKGAETHFKVLVVSEQFDGLPLIKRHRRVNEIVKQKLEGNFVHALSIEAKTPSQWNDTYKVEPSPNCRGGFGK
- the LOC129761826 gene encoding set1/Ash2 histone methyltransferase complex subunit ASH2 isoform X2, whose product is MDDNNAQNLAKAGRQPKRKLPNSEQGGGLGKKNRAGAEVGGLVKLPAHGYPLEHPFNKDGYRYILAEPDPHAPFRQEFDESADWAGKPIPGWLYRVLSPNAVLIALHDRAPQLKVSDDRLAVTGEKGYCMARATHYVTRGCWYWEATVEEMPEGSACRLGWGQEYANIQAPLGYDKFGYSWRSRKGTRFHESHGKHYSDGYGVGDTLGFMIVLPDSNPIGHVPGTFKDRPLVKFKSHLYYEEKDKVTETLKSLKVLPGSKILYFKNGVCQGEAFIDIYGGAYYPAISIHKNATISVNFGPNFKHPEVRDQFQFKGMYERIEEMICEQTMADMMYFTENDGKLRLDSYSI
- the LOC129761826 gene encoding set1/Ash2 histone methyltransferase complex subunit ASH2 isoform X1 — translated: MEDAEAKSGKNSPKSEEKVLTCYCGKERNLNIVELLCVTCNHWYHESCIGFQLGRLVPFLMNYTFVCKNCSATGLESFRKSQATIPQMCVTAIANLQQASVKEGKPRFLFSKDKDIIPYMDHYWESMTTMSRRSTQSWYATVQRTLLKDINTVFTYEETSENGQMYGLVAQDLLLIKPNYDEASAQNAQNLAKAGRQPKRKLPNSEQGGGLGKKNRAGAEVGGLVKLPAHGYPLEHPFNKDGYRYILAEPDPHAPFRQEFDESADWAGKPIPGWLYRVLSPNAVLIALHDRAPQLKVSDDRLAVTGEKGYCMARATHYVTRGCWYWEATVEEMPEGSACRLGWGQEYANIQAPLGYDKFGYSWRSRKGTRFHESHGKHYSDGYGVGDTLGFMIVLPDSNPIGHVPGTFKDRPLVKFKSHLYYEEKDKVTETLKSLKVLPGSKILYFKNGVCQGEAFIDIYGGAYYPAISIHKNATISVNFGPNFKHPEVRDQFQFKGMYERIEEMICEQTMADMMYFTENDGKLRLDSYSI